Proteins from one Streptomyces sp. NBC_00289 genomic window:
- a CDS encoding LacI family DNA-binding transcriptional regulator: MVKITDVARRAGVSPSTVSYALSGKRPISAETRQRVETAIHELGYRPHAGARALASSRSNVLALVVPLRTGIHVPVVMQFAVSVVTTARHHDHDVLLLTQEEGEEGLRRVADTALVDALIVMDVQLDDPRLPLLRSLDRPSVMIGFPRDPAGLTCIDLDFRAAGERCVDHLAQLGHRVVALVGSPPEVYVRGTAFAQRVVQGFTAAADRGGLASAVHPCAATPAAAHRAAEQLLRQQPALTGVVVHNEAVLEPLIDAFQHLGLRVPGDLSVAAICPDELAETLQVTSVALPSTEVGTRAVELLMEKLGGAAVPEATLIQPRLTRRASTAPRTTA, translated from the coding sequence ATGGTCAAGATCACCGATGTGGCACGGCGTGCCGGGGTCTCCCCCAGCACCGTGTCATACGCGCTCAGCGGCAAGCGGCCGATCTCGGCGGAGACCCGGCAGCGGGTCGAGACGGCCATCCACGAGCTGGGCTACCGCCCGCACGCGGGCGCCCGGGCACTGGCCAGCAGCAGATCGAACGTGCTGGCCCTCGTGGTGCCCTTACGGACCGGCATCCACGTGCCGGTGGTGATGCAGTTCGCGGTGTCGGTGGTGACCACGGCCCGACACCACGACCACGACGTGCTGTTGCTCACCCAGGAGGAGGGCGAGGAAGGACTGCGCAGGGTCGCGGACACGGCGCTGGTCGACGCCCTGATCGTGATGGACGTGCAACTGGACGACCCCCGGCTGCCACTCCTGCGCTCGCTGGACCGGCCCTCCGTGATGATCGGCTTCCCCCGCGACCCCGCCGGCCTGACCTGCATCGACCTCGACTTCAGGGCGGCGGGCGAGCGGTGTGTGGACCATCTGGCGCAGCTCGGACACCGGGTGGTGGCGCTGGTGGGGTCACCACCGGAGGTGTACGTGCGGGGGACGGCGTTCGCGCAGCGGGTGGTCCAGGGGTTCACGGCGGCCGCCGACCGGGGCGGGCTGGCCTCGGCCGTCCACCCCTGCGCGGCGACCCCGGCGGCGGCACACCGGGCCGCGGAACAACTCCTGCGGCAGCAGCCCGCGTTGACGGGGGTGGTGGTCCACAACGAGGCGGTCCTCGAGCCGCTGATCGACGCCTTCCAGCACCTCGGACTGCGCGTCCCCGGCGATCTCTCGGTCGCGGCGATCTGCCCGGACGAACTCGCCGAGACGCTCCAGGTCACCTCCGTCGCCCTCCCCTCCACCGAGGTCGGGACGCGGGCCGTGGAGCTGCTGATGGAGAAGCTGGGCGGCGCGGCCGTGCCGGAGGCGACCCTGATCCAGCCGAGGCTGACCCGGCGGGCGAGTACGGCGCCGAGGACGACCGCATGA
- the yicI gene encoding alpha-xylosidase, which yields MKFTDGYWLLREGVTADHPAEVLDVDSHDGALEIHAPSRPIRHRGDLMTGPVMTISAHAPMPDVIGITFTHFEGEGPSGPEFDLHGSEFTPQLSYDDGHATLTSGALSVRFARGGPWRFDFLAGGRTLTGSGPKAMGIMRDADGAHYLREQLNLGVGTSVYGLGERFGPLVKNGQVVDIWNADGGTTTEQAYKNVPFCLTDAGYGVFVDHPGKVSFEVASEAVSRLQFSAETQQLTYYVIHGPTPKDVLRKYTALTGRPALPPAWSFGLWLSTSFTTSYDEETVTSFIEGMRERDLPLSVFHFDCFWMREHNWCDFRWDPRVFPDPEGMLARLKERGLRVSVWINPYIAQRSPLFAEGKELGHLLKRPDGSVWQWDHWQPGMAFVDFTGPAARDWYAAKLEGLLAQGVDCFKTDFGERVPLDVAWSDGSDPERMHNHYTYLYNRTVFDVLRKHRGEEEAVVFARSATAGSQKFPVHWGGDCEATYESMAESLRGGLSLGLSGFGFWSHDIGGFEGTPTPALFKRWLAFGLLSSHSRLHGSSSYRVPWLFDEESVEVLRHFTRLKLRLMPYLYGAARTAHTEGTPVMRAMVLEFPDDPGCAHLERQYMLGPDLLVAPVFSDEGDVSYYVPEGTWTHLLTGRTVTGPRWVRERHDFLSVPLLVRPGAVIPVGAVDDRPDYDHVDGVTLRTYGLERGAQVTVPVGDATFTVVREGDTLRASCSDPSAPWALAAGERVGRAPAGTGFLSLELG from the coding sequence ATGAAGTTCACCGACGGCTACTGGCTGCTGCGCGAGGGCGTCACCGCCGACCATCCGGCCGAGGTCCTCGACGTCGACTCGCACGACGGCGCGCTGGAGATCCACGCGCCGTCCCGGCCCATCAGACACCGTGGCGACCTGATGACGGGACCGGTCATGACGATCAGTGCGCACGCTCCGATGCCCGACGTCATCGGCATCACCTTCACGCACTTCGAGGGCGAGGGTCCGAGCGGACCCGAGTTCGACCTGCACGGATCCGAGTTCACGCCCCAGCTCTCCTACGACGACGGGCACGCGACCCTGACCTCCGGCGCGCTGTCGGTCCGCTTCGCCCGCGGCGGCCCCTGGCGGTTCGACTTCCTGGCCGGCGGCCGCACCCTGACCGGCAGCGGCCCCAAGGCCATGGGCATCATGCGAGACGCGGACGGCGCCCACTATCTGCGCGAGCAGCTGAACCTCGGCGTCGGCACCAGTGTGTACGGCCTCGGCGAACGCTTCGGGCCGCTGGTCAAGAACGGCCAGGTGGTCGACATCTGGAACGCCGACGGCGGCACCACCACCGAACAGGCCTACAAGAACGTCCCCTTCTGCCTCACGGACGCCGGCTACGGCGTCTTCGTCGACCACCCGGGCAAGGTCTCCTTCGAGGTCGCCTCGGAAGCGGTCTCGCGGCTCCAGTTCAGCGCCGAGACACAGCAGCTGACGTACTACGTCATCCACGGCCCCACCCCGAAGGACGTCCTGCGCAAGTACACCGCGCTCACCGGCCGCCCGGCCCTGCCGCCCGCCTGGTCGTTCGGCCTGTGGCTGTCGACGTCGTTCACCACGTCGTACGACGAGGAGACGGTGACCTCCTTCATCGAGGGCATGCGGGAACGCGACCTCCCGCTCTCCGTCTTCCACTTCGACTGCTTCTGGATGCGCGAGCACAACTGGTGCGACTTCCGGTGGGATCCCCGGGTGTTCCCCGACCCGGAGGGCATGCTGGCGCGGCTGAAGGAGCGGGGCCTGCGCGTGAGCGTGTGGATCAACCCGTACATCGCCCAGCGCTCGCCGCTGTTCGCGGAGGGCAAGGAGCTGGGGCACCTGCTGAAGCGGCCGGACGGCAGCGTGTGGCAGTGGGACCACTGGCAGCCCGGCATGGCCTTCGTCGACTTCACCGGCCCGGCGGCCCGCGACTGGTACGCGGCCAAGCTGGAGGGGCTGCTCGCCCAGGGTGTCGACTGCTTCAAGACCGACTTCGGCGAGCGGGTGCCCCTCGACGTGGCCTGGTCCGACGGCTCCGACCCGGAGCGGATGCACAACCACTACACGTACCTCTACAACCGGACCGTCTTCGACGTGCTGCGCAAGCACCGCGGCGAGGAGGAGGCCGTGGTCTTCGCCCGCTCGGCGACGGCCGGCAGCCAGAAGTTCCCGGTGCACTGGGGCGGTGACTGCGAGGCGACGTACGAGTCGATGGCGGAGTCGCTGCGCGGCGGACTGTCCCTCGGCCTGTCCGGGTTCGGCTTCTGGAGCCACGACATCGGCGGCTTCGAGGGCACGCCGACGCCCGCGTTGTTCAAGCGCTGGCTGGCGTTCGGACTTCTCTCCTCGCACAGCCGCCTGCACGGCAGTTCCTCCTACCGCGTGCCGTGGCTGTTCGACGAGGAGTCCGTGGAAGTGCTGCGGCACTTCACCCGGCTGAAGCTGCGCCTCATGCCCTACCTGTACGGGGCCGCCCGCACCGCCCACACCGAGGGCACGCCAGTCATGCGGGCCATGGTCCTGGAGTTCCCGGACGACCCCGGGTGCGCGCACCTGGAACGGCAGTACATGCTCGGACCCGACCTGCTGGTGGCACCGGTGTTCAGCGACGAGGGAGACGTCTCGTACTACGTCCCCGAGGGCACCTGGACCCACCTCCTGACCGGGCGGACGGTCACCGGACCCCGCTGGGTGCGCGAGCGGCACGACTTCCTGAGCGTGCCGCTGCTGGTCCGGCCGGGGGCGGTGATCCCGGTCGGTGCGGTGGACGACCGGCCCGACTACGACCACGTCGACGGGGTCACCCTGCGGACGTACGGCCTGGAGCGGGGCGCCCAGGTCACGGTGCCCGTCGGCGACGCGACCTTCACCGTCGTACGAGAGGGGGACACCCTCCGGGCCTCGTGCAGCGACCCCTCGGCGCCGTGGGCGCTGGCGGCCGGAGAACGGGTCGGGCGGGCGCCGGCCGGGACCGGGTTCCTGAGCCTGGAGCTGGGCTGA
- a CDS encoding carbohydrate ABC transporter permease, with amino-acid sequence MTTALRRYPVLVALCLAALFMVIPFAIVAVNAVKSPTEYSAHGPLSLPHGLYLDGLKDFWQRVDYGTKLANSVLISGCVAVGAAVLSVLNAYAIGIGRVRGRTWVLAFFVLADMLPQEALVYPVYYLCKQAGIYDTRLSVIIVFTVIQAAFGTYLLSSVLSRFPREIIEAARIDGANTWQVLWRIVVPVSRPTIGVLLVFFFIWTWNEFLLPLVMLISNDNQTVSVALGVLQGQRLMDATMTNAAALLGVLPAIVFFLVFQRTLTRGIAAGAVK; translated from the coding sequence ATGACCACCGCCCTACGCCGTTACCCCGTTCTCGTCGCCCTGTGTCTCGCCGCCCTGTTCATGGTGATCCCGTTCGCGATCGTGGCCGTCAACGCGGTCAAGTCGCCCACCGAGTACTCCGCGCACGGCCCGCTCAGCCTGCCCCACGGCCTCTACCTGGACGGGCTGAAGGACTTCTGGCAGCGCGTCGACTACGGAACCAAGCTGGCCAACTCGGTGCTGATCAGCGGCTGTGTGGCCGTCGGAGCGGCGGTCCTGTCCGTCCTCAACGCGTACGCGATCGGCATCGGCCGCGTCAGGGGCCGCACCTGGGTGCTCGCCTTCTTCGTGCTGGCCGACATGCTGCCGCAGGAGGCGCTGGTCTACCCCGTCTACTACCTGTGCAAGCAGGCGGGGATCTACGACACCCGGCTCAGCGTGATCATCGTCTTCACGGTGATCCAGGCCGCCTTCGGCACGTATCTGCTGTCCTCGGTCCTCAGCCGGTTCCCCCGCGAGATCATCGAGGCCGCCCGGATCGACGGCGCGAACACGTGGCAGGTGCTGTGGCGGATCGTCGTTCCGGTCAGCCGGCCGACCATCGGCGTGCTCCTGGTCTTCTTCTTCATCTGGACCTGGAACGAGTTCCTGCTCCCGCTGGTCATGCTCATCTCCAACGACAACCAGACCGTGTCGGTGGCCCTCGGCGTGCTCCAGGGCCAGCGTCTGATGGACGCCACGATGACCAACGCGGCCGCACTCCTCGGCGTCCTGCCGGCCATCGTCTTCTTCCTCGTCTTCCAGCGCACCCTGACCCGCGGCATCGCCGCGGGAGCGGTGAAGTAA
- a CDS encoding carbohydrate ABC transporter permease, whose translation MTVTVERGAGVAGKHHDAGRPHRHRDSYALFLLPGVLAFLVVVIVPFLMNTGVSFTDWQGVGSPSWSGLANYRELLDDSEFWASFRHSLFMVVAMAAVPTVIGLVLAAALFDHVAKHFGSRVAAVLRACFYLPQVLPIAVAGIVWSWILAPENGSLNELLRAVGLGSWQQDWLGDPDIALYSVMGVMVWVQIGFPLVVFMAGLERVDPQLYEAAELDGAGWWRRFWHVTLPQIRPEISVVLTWCTIAALKVFGAVYVLTKGGPGGATDVPSYFSFTTFFEKTQVGYGAAISTVLTVIILAVSLIGLRLQTRAEDAEEGARG comes from the coding sequence ATGACGGTCACCGTCGAACGGGGCGCGGGGGTGGCCGGCAAGCACCACGACGCGGGTCGCCCGCACCGCCACCGCGATTCCTACGCGCTCTTCCTGCTGCCCGGCGTCCTGGCGTTCCTCGTGGTCGTCATCGTCCCGTTCCTGATGAACACGGGCGTGAGCTTCACCGACTGGCAGGGCGTCGGCAGCCCGTCGTGGTCCGGGCTCGCCAACTACCGTGAGCTGCTGGACGACAGCGAGTTCTGGGCCTCCTTCCGGCACAGCCTGTTCATGGTCGTCGCCATGGCGGCCGTACCGACCGTCATCGGGCTCGTCCTGGCCGCCGCGCTGTTCGACCACGTCGCCAAGCACTTCGGCAGCAGGGTCGCGGCCGTGCTGCGCGCCTGCTTCTACCTGCCGCAGGTGCTGCCGATCGCGGTCGCCGGGATCGTGTGGAGCTGGATCCTCGCCCCGGAGAACGGCTCGCTCAACGAGCTGTTGCGGGCGGTGGGTCTCGGCTCCTGGCAGCAGGACTGGCTGGGCGACCCGGACATCGCGCTGTACAGCGTGATGGGCGTGATGGTGTGGGTGCAGATCGGCTTTCCGCTGGTCGTCTTCATGGCGGGCCTCGAACGCGTCGACCCGCAGCTGTACGAGGCGGCCGAGCTGGACGGTGCCGGCTGGTGGCGGCGCTTCTGGCACGTGACGCTGCCGCAGATCCGGCCGGAGATCTCCGTCGTGCTGACCTGGTGCACCATCGCCGCGCTCAAGGTGTTCGGCGCGGTGTACGTGCTCACCAAGGGCGGCCCCGGCGGTGCGACCGACGTGCCCTCCTACTTCTCCTTCACCACGTTCTTCGAGAAGACGCAGGTCGGCTACGGCGCGGCGATCTCCACCGTGCTGACCGTGATCATCCTGGCGGTCTCGCTGATCGGCCTGAGACTCCAGACCCGTGCCGAGGACGCCGAGGAGGGGGCCCGCGGATGA
- a CDS encoding ABC transporter substrate-binding protein, whose protein sequence is MLTVRRRVTAAVAVILGGSLLLTSCGGSDSGSADGKTLRLWHYEGPDSAMGAAWNEAIKEFEATHPGVKVKFEEKGFEQIQKTAPMVLNSSDAPDLMEYNKGNATAGRLSEQGLLTDLTAEAAARGWDKKLSAGVRTTSRYDTDGVMGSGKWYGVPNYAEYTMVFYNKDLFGKYGIAEPKTLGELTAAMDTFVAKGITPLANAGAEYVAQQYLYQLALTRADRSWVDSYELYKGKNDFHDAAWTYAANTFADWVKKGYISKKSTGTKAEDAGVSFIQGKAPILFSGSWWFGRFRTEATFDWSTFLWPGTNLTLGSGGNLWVVPEGSTNKDLAYDFIDITMSKKIQNLLGNKGGVPVAADPDAITDPRSKSLIADFNTLSSKDGLAFYPDWPVTGFYDVLVSETQKLITGSEKPDDFLTALQKAYDKGVPGQ, encoded by the coding sequence ATGTTGACGGTACGAAGGCGTGTGACGGCGGCGGTGGCGGTGATCCTCGGCGGATCACTGCTCCTGACCTCCTGCGGCGGCTCGGACAGCGGGTCCGCCGACGGCAAGACGCTCAGGCTCTGGCACTACGAGGGCCCCGACAGCGCGATGGGCGCGGCCTGGAACGAGGCGATCAAGGAGTTCGAGGCCACCCACCCGGGTGTCAAGGTGAAGTTCGAGGAGAAGGGCTTCGAGCAGATCCAGAAGACGGCACCCATGGTCCTGAACTCCTCCGACGCGCCCGACCTCATGGAGTACAACAAGGGCAACGCGACGGCCGGCCGGCTCTCCGAGCAGGGCCTGCTCACCGATCTCACCGCCGAGGCGGCCGCGCGCGGCTGGGACAAGAAGCTCAGCGCGGGCGTGCGGACCACCAGCCGGTACGACACCGACGGCGTGATGGGCTCCGGCAAGTGGTACGGCGTGCCCAACTACGCCGAGTACACGATGGTCTTCTACAACAAGGACCTGTTCGGGAAGTACGGCATCGCCGAGCCGAAGACACTCGGCGAACTGACCGCCGCGATGGACACGTTCGTCGCCAAGGGCATCACCCCGCTCGCCAACGCCGGCGCCGAGTACGTGGCCCAGCAGTACCTCTACCAGCTCGCCCTCACCAGGGCCGACCGCTCCTGGGTCGACTCGTACGAGCTGTACAAGGGAAAGAACGACTTCCACGACGCCGCCTGGACGTACGCCGCCAACACCTTCGCGGACTGGGTGAAGAAGGGCTACATCAGCAAGAAGTCCACCGGCACCAAGGCCGAGGACGCGGGCGTCTCCTTCATCCAGGGCAAGGCGCCGATCCTGTTCTCCGGCAGCTGGTGGTTCGGCCGGTTCCGGACGGAGGCGACGTTCGACTGGAGCACCTTCCTGTGGCCGGGCACGAACCTCACCCTCGGCTCCGGCGGCAACCTGTGGGTGGTCCCCGAGGGCTCCACGAACAAGGACCTCGCCTACGACTTCATCGACATCACCATGTCGAAGAAGATCCAGAACCTGCTGGGCAACAAGGGCGGGGTCCCGGTCGCGGCCGACCCGGACGCGATCACCGACCCGCGGTCCAAGTCCCTCATCGCCGACTTCAACACGCTGTCGTCGAAGGACGGCCTGGCCTTCTACCCCGACTGGCCGGTCACCGGCTTCTACGACGTCCTCGTCTCCGAGACACAGAAGCTGATCACCGGCAGCGAGAAACCGGACGACTTCCTCACCGCGCTGCAGAAGGCGTACGACAAGGGCGTACCGGGGCAATGA
- a CDS encoding MFS transporter, which produces MPPRPSPRTEPLFTVTNDALVLVDLSPRTGIRPPGPYRRLFRLPGARAFTAGNLAARLPMGMFSVSAVLMIAGSRGSYALAGAVTATGLAATALVAPWTARLVDRHGQARIAVPATLVAATGSLALLLCVREGAPDWTLFAAYAATATTPNTGGMSRARWTHLLRGDDEALHTANSFEQAADELCFMLGPVLAVFLCGTFFPEAGTLAGVVLLVTGVLFFAAQRSTEPPITPPVTPGTPQRAAPTRSASKSLTRAPGMLPLLAVCLAMGVVFGAMEVVTIAFADARGHRSAAGAVLGLQAAGSCAAGLLYGAVRPVGRAADRYVWCIAAMTALLTLPLLAAAWTGSLLVLAAALLVAGMATAPTMVTGMTLVQRRTPAGRLNEGMTLAVTGLLGGIAGGSAIGGWLVEHRSAAAGYGVPVTAAAVALLIALTHRRPAEEPRG; this is translated from the coding sequence ATGCCGCCCCGACCGTCTCCGCGCACCGAGCCCCTGTTCACCGTCACCAACGACGCCCTCGTCCTGGTCGACCTCTCGCCCCGCACCGGAATCCGCCCGCCCGGCCCCTACCGCCGTCTCTTCCGGCTGCCCGGCGCCCGCGCCTTCACCGCGGGGAACCTGGCGGCCCGGCTGCCGATGGGCATGTTCAGCGTGAGCGCGGTGCTGATGATCGCCGGTTCGCGGGGCTCGTACGCGCTGGCCGGCGCCGTCACCGCGACCGGGCTGGCGGCGACCGCGCTGGTCGCCCCGTGGACCGCTCGGCTCGTCGACCGCCACGGCCAGGCGCGGATCGCCGTTCCCGCCACACTGGTCGCGGCGACGGGCTCGCTGGCGCTGCTGCTGTGCGTGCGTGAGGGGGCCCCCGACTGGACCTTGTTCGCCGCGTACGCCGCCACCGCGACGACCCCGAACACCGGCGGCATGTCCCGGGCCCGCTGGACGCATCTGCTTCGGGGCGACGACGAGGCCCTGCACACCGCGAACTCCTTCGAACAGGCCGCGGACGAGCTGTGTTTCATGCTGGGACCGGTGCTCGCGGTCTTCCTGTGCGGGACGTTCTTCCCGGAGGCCGGCACGCTGGCCGGCGTGGTGCTGCTGGTGACGGGCGTGCTGTTCTTCGCCGCCCAGCGATCGACGGAGCCACCGATCACACCGCCGGTCACACCGGGCACTCCACAGCGGGCCGCCCCCACCCGGTCCGCCTCGAAGAGCCTGACCCGCGCCCCCGGGATGCTCCCGCTGCTCGCCGTATGTCTCGCCATGGGTGTGGTGTTCGGCGCCATGGAGGTCGTGACGATCGCCTTCGCCGACGCGCGGGGCCACCGCTCGGCGGCAGGTGCGGTGCTCGGTCTCCAGGCGGCCGGTTCCTGTGCGGCGGGACTGCTGTACGGGGCGGTGAGACCGGTCGGCCGCGCGGCCGACCGGTACGTGTGGTGCATCGCCGCCATGACCGCGCTGCTGACGCTGCCGCTGCTCGCCGCGGCCTGGACCGGCTCGCTCCTGGTGCTGGCGGCCGCGTTGCTGGTCGCCGGGATGGCGACGGCCCCGACCATGGTCACCGGCATGACCCTGGTCCAGCGGCGCACGCCCGCCGGCCGCCTGAACGAGGGCATGACCCTCGCCGTGACCGGCCTCCTCGGCGGCATCGCCGGGGGCAGCGCGATCGGCGGCTGGCTGGTGGAGCACCGGTCGGCCGCGGCGGGTTACGGAGTCCCGGTGACGGCGGCCGCGGTGGCGCTGCTGATCGCGCTCACGCACCGGCGGCCGGCGGAGGAGCCCCGGGGGTAA
- a CDS encoding LysR family transcriptional regulator gives MPADLDPRLLRAFLAVAEELHFTRAAARLHVAQQVLSRDVRRLERELGTDLFVRTTRQVTPTADGERLVPYAREVLQAQDALLSAFGQARPLLVDLNFPDQVTARRVLYLARELAPQYELMARYESGLTGAAGELLAGRLDASFGRFAGLDPALRAGLDHQPVRYEPMAVVLPEDHRLAALPRVPLAALAGESVYAGAGNPRTPEWTDLARLLFEGRGIEIAPPVPLAVGDEEFRRIMAKTRKPILAVVDFPAMPGTVLRPLIEPVPLSPVSLVWRKGLVHRGFDALRRAAAQLSAEEGWLRKPVDGWFPAIDSSLIRGHN, from the coding sequence ATGCCCGCCGACCTCGATCCCCGTCTCCTGCGCGCCTTCCTCGCCGTCGCCGAGGAACTGCACTTCACGCGCGCCGCGGCCCGCCTCCATGTCGCCCAGCAGGTGCTCAGCCGGGACGTCCGGCGCCTGGAGCGCGAGCTCGGCACCGACCTCTTCGTGCGCACCACCCGCCAGGTCACGCCCACGGCCGACGGCGAGCGGCTGGTGCCGTACGCGCGAGAGGTGCTCCAGGCGCAGGACGCACTGCTCTCGGCCTTCGGGCAGGCCCGGCCGCTGCTCGTGGACCTGAACTTCCCGGACCAGGTCACCGCGCGCCGGGTCCTGTACCTGGCCCGCGAACTCGCGCCCCAGTACGAGCTGATGGCCCGGTACGAGAGCGGCCTGACCGGCGCCGCGGGCGAGCTGCTCGCGGGCCGGCTCGACGCGTCGTTCGGGCGGTTCGCGGGCCTGGACCCGGCCTTGCGGGCCGGGCTCGACCACCAGCCCGTGCGCTACGAGCCGATGGCTGTCGTGCTCCCCGAGGACCACCGGCTGGCCGCCCTGCCGCGGGTCCCGCTGGCCGCGCTGGCGGGCGAGTCCGTCTACGCGGGCGCCGGGAACCCGCGGACCCCGGAGTGGACCGACCTCGCCCGGCTGTTGTTCGAGGGGCGCGGGATAGAGATCGCGCCGCCGGTCCCGCTGGCCGTCGGGGACGAGGAGTTCCGCCGGATCATGGCCAAGACGCGGAAGCCGATCCTCGCCGTGGTCGACTTTCCGGCCATGCCGGGGACGGTGCTTCGTCCCTTGATCGAACCCGTCCCGCTGTCACCGGTGTCACTGGTGTGGCGAAAGGGGCTGGTGCATCGGGGATTCGACGCTCTTCGACGCGCGGCGGCCCAACTCAGCGCCGAGGAAGGCTGGCTGCGCAAGCCCGTCGACGGATGGTTTCCAGCCATCGACAGTTCCCTCATCCGTGGGCACAATTGA
- a CDS encoding glycosyltransferase — MAHRTRRGGRAARTGDGPRRRRLSMRLLLPVLVLAALMAMLMLRGYVHSEILADHRVRSEAAADKVPQKILDGGPVIDTRGGRTTTLKVRDHRLVLTFDDGPDPVWTPKVLDVLKKHHAHAVFFVTGTMTSRYPDLVRRMVAEGHEVGLHTFNHPDLSFQSRKRIDWELSQNQLAITGAAGIRTSLFRPPYSSFADAMDNRSWPVTRYIGTRGYITVVTSVDSEDWRRPGVGQITRNATPKGGKGAIVLMHDSGGDRHQTVQALDRLLPQLKADGYAFDNLTEALDAPSAHTPVTGVGLWKGKAWIFLVQASDEITGVLVVGLAVIGSLVIARFGLMFVLSGVHARRVRRRGFRWGPPVTEPVSVLVPAYNEAKCIENTVRSLMESEHPIEILVIDDGSADGTARLVESMGLPEVRVIRQLNAGKPAALNRGLANARHDIIVMMDGDTVFEPSTVRELVQPFGDRRVGAVAGNAKVGNRDTLIGAWQHIEYVMGFNLDRRMYDVLRCMPTIPGAVGAFRRTALERVGGMSDDTLAEDTDITMAMHRDGWRVVYAEKARAWTEAPESVQQLWSQRYRWSYGTMQAIWKHRRALVERGPSGRFGRVGLPLVSLFMVLAPLLAPLIDIFLLYGLIFGPTGKTVAAWFGVLAIQAVCAGYSFALDRESPAPLVSLPLQQILYRQLMYVVLLQSWITALTGGRLRWQKLRRKGGVSAPPATAPAPRGEVLDGRPVR, encoded by the coding sequence ATGGCACACCGCACCCGCCGTGGCGGGCGTGCGGCCCGGACCGGCGACGGTCCCCGGCGCCGCCGTCTGTCCATGCGCCTGCTGCTGCCCGTACTCGTCCTCGCCGCGCTGATGGCGATGCTGATGTTGCGCGGCTACGTACACAGCGAGATCCTCGCCGACCACCGCGTCCGCTCCGAGGCCGCCGCCGACAAGGTGCCGCAGAAGATCCTCGACGGCGGCCCGGTCATCGACACCCGCGGCGGCCGCACCACCACCCTGAAGGTGCGCGACCACCGGCTCGTGCTGACCTTCGACGACGGACCGGACCCCGTCTGGACGCCCAAGGTCCTGGACGTGCTCAAGAAGCACCACGCGCACGCGGTCTTCTTCGTCACCGGCACCATGACCTCGCGCTATCCGGACCTGGTCCGGCGCATGGTCGCCGAGGGCCACGAGGTCGGCCTGCACACCTTCAACCACCCCGACCTGTCCTTCCAGTCGCGCAAGCGCATCGACTGGGAGCTGTCGCAGAACCAGCTGGCGATCACCGGCGCGGCCGGCATCCGCACCTCGCTCTTCCGGCCGCCGTACTCCTCCTTCGCCGACGCCATGGACAACCGGTCCTGGCCGGTGACCCGGTACATCGGCACCCGCGGCTACATCACCGTCGTCACCAGCGTCGACAGCGAGGACTGGCGCAGGCCCGGCGTCGGGCAGATCACCCGCAACGCCACCCCGAAGGGCGGCAAGGGGGCGATCGTCCTGATGCACGACTCAGGCGGCGACCGCCACCAGACCGTGCAGGCCCTGGACAGGCTCCTGCCGCAGCTCAAGGCCGACGGCTACGCGTTCGACAACCTCACCGAGGCCCTCGACGCGCCCAGCGCCCACACCCCGGTCACGGGGGTCGGCCTGTGGAAGGGCAAGGCATGGATCTTCCTGGTCCAGGCCTCGGACGAGATCACCGGTGTGCTGGTGGTCGGCCTCGCGGTCATCGGCTCCCTCGTCATCGCCCGCTTCGGCCTGATGTTCGTGCTGTCCGGAGTCCACGCGCGGCGGGTCCGGCGGCGCGGCTTCCGCTGGGGGCCGCCGGTCACCGAACCGGTCTCGGTGCTGGTGCCGGCGTACAACGAGGCCAAGTGCATCGAGAACACGGTCCGTTCCCTGATGGAGAGCGAGCACCCGATCGAGATCCTCGTCATCGACGACGGCTCCGCCGACGGGACCGCACGGCTCGTGGAGTCCATGGGCCTGCCCGAGGTGCGGGTGATCCGTCAGCTCAACGCGGGCAAGCCGGCCGCGTTGAACCGTGGTCTGGCCAACGCCCGGCACGACATCATCGTGATGATGGACGGCGACACGGTCTTCGAACCGTCCACCGTCCGGGAACTGGTGCAGCCCTTCGGCGACAGGCGCGTGGGCGCCGTCGCCGGCAACGCCAAGGTCGGCAACCGGGACACCCTCATCGGCGCCTGGCAGCACATCGAGTACGTGATGGGCTTCAACCTCGACCGCCGCATGTACGACGTCCTGCGCTGCATGCCGACGATCCCCGGCGCGGTCGGCGCCTTCCGGCGCACCGCCCTCGAACGGGTCGGCGGGATGAGCGACGACACGCTCGCCGAGGACACCGACATCACCATGGCGATGCACCGCGACGGCTGGCGCGTCGTCTACGCCGAGAAGGCCCGCGCCTGGACCGAGGCCCCGGAGTCGGTCCAGCAACTGTGGTCGCAGCGCTACCGCTGGTCCTACGGCACCATGCAGGCGATCTGGAAGCACCGCCGCGCCCTCGTCGAACGGGGCCCCTCCGGCCGCTTCGGCCGCGTCGGCCTGCCGCTGGTGTCCCTGTTCATGGTGCTCGCCCCGCTCCTGGCCCCGCTGATCGACATCTTCCTGCTCTACGGCCTGATCTTCGGCCCGACGGGCAAGACGGTCGCGGCCTGGTTCGGCGTCCTGGCGATCCAGGCGGTCTGCGCCGGCTACTCCTTCGCCCTCGACCGCGAGTCACCGGCCCCGCTGGTCTCCCTGCCCCTGCAACAGATCCTCTACCGGCAGCTCATGTACGTCGTCCTGCTCCAGTCCTGGATCACCGCCCTCACCGGCGGCCGCCTGCGCTGGCAGAAGCTGCGGCGCAAGGGCGGGGTCTCCGCCCCGCCGGCCACCGCACCCGCCCCGCGCGGGGAGGTCCTGGACGGAAGGCCGGTCCGATGA